One window of Gavia stellata isolate bGavSte3 chromosome Z, bGavSte3.hap2, whole genome shotgun sequence genomic DNA carries:
- the CZH5orf34 gene encoding uncharacterized protein C5orf34 homolog yields MAAESLMVLFGDDSVEVRYAGGSRLLLSPCGCEYLYEAALPAAAHPLQPAETTRQRVAFVVSAYREQLLRALDFRNKFSSRPYLPSRVIPPERKKILFSDILEVRWPDPATADLTRCIDNGSVKISSVDGYAHLYLSELQEEFTVEFLCKVSQSYAASLHSSQKNSNYQTGDQYGKSSKNSVLEISSKQTRIENKKNEHGCAEGKYREPTKPKDKKDRGGVPFLYTSCSSEYTWVTQCWSVSSYPEEWKYPLSLALMCYNLHTIKNVMKTCEKNSHASIEADVLIDPKPHETVSRLPTALPLSCRAPHLHRWTFCDFFQNQDTEKYSCPQLIQIVWCQGVFYRFIHGRTNIMEIYPGDDSFFKSEGAFLGNYFVHYAIQKGTKKREEKMYSVNSLPPDVPGNPYSISSTITQATKILQYCYKTKLSLTHNYYLCCWKMVPETDGREMLPVLLCEKVIPSIGRLVVYSDHKVHAAFWDGMNLNMVWDFSSSCGKIQVNEDVGWCKLTTPDGVQQLIQISHPGIYERYTRTAIEWCRSLNERKEIPEYTARSVTEENWSADAELKKIQRFNFLLDNSNVLERTSAAKTNPSRISVRKTENGSEPEEISEGCVLEALEKTSKVIQDIESLLAASGK; encoded by the exons ATGGCGGCGGAAAGCCTGATGGTGCTGTTCGGGGACGACTCGGTGGAGGTGCGCTACGCGGGGGGGTCCCGCTTGCTGCTTTCTCCTTGCGGCTGCGAGTACCTGTACGAAGCGGCGCTCCCCGCTGCTGCCCACCCCCTCCAGCCGGCGGAGACCACCCGCCAGCGGGTCGCCTTTGTCGTCAGTGCCTACAGG GAACAACTTCTACGAGCTCTAGATTTCCGGAACAAGTTTTCTTCTCGCCCGTACTTACCTTCGCGTGTTATacctccagaaagaaaaaag ATTCTTTTCAGTGATATCTTAGAAGTTAGATGGCCTGACCCTGCTACGGCTGATCTGACGAGATGTATAGACAATGGCAGTGTGAAGATCTCATCAGTAGATGGTTATGCACACCTTTACCTGTCAGAATTGCAGGAAGAATTTACAGTGGAGTTCTTATGCAAAGTCAGCCAGTCATATGCAGCATCCTTACACTCCTCTCAAAAGAACAGCAACTATCAAACTGGAGATCAGTATGGAAAATCAAGTAAAAATTCTGTTCTAGAAATATCATCAAAACAAACGAGAatagagaataagaagaatGAACATGGTTGTGCTGAAGGTAAATACAGAGaaccaaccaaaccaaaggACAAAAAAGACAGAGGTGGAGTCCCTTTTTTGTATACTAGTTGTTCTTCTGAATACACATGGGTTACACAGTGTTGGTCTGTTTCCTCCTACCCCGAAGAATGGAAATACCCTTTGTCGTTGGCACTAATGTGCTATAACCTACATACTATTAAGAATGTTATGAAAACATGTGAGAAAAACAGCCACGCTTCTATAGAAGCTGATGTTTTAATAGACCCCAAACCACATGAAACAGTTTCTCGTTTACCTACAGCTTTGCCACTCAGCTGCAGAGCCCCACATTTACACAG GTGGACTTTCTGTGACTTCTTTCAGAATCAAGATACTGAAAAGTATTCATGCCCTCAGCTAATCCAAATTGTATGGTGTCAGGGTGTTTTTTATAG ATTTATCCATGGTAGGACAAATATAATGGAAATTTATCCTGGTGATGACTCTTTTTTCAAGTCAGAGGGAGCATTTTTGGGAAACTATTTCGTACATTATGCAAtccaaaaaggaacaaaaaag agagaagaaaagatgtatTCGGTAAACAGCCTACCTCCTGATGTGCCAGGAAATCCATACTCTATATCCTCCACTATTACTCAGGCAACCAA aatACTTCAGTACTGCTACAAGACTAAGCTATCATTAACTCATAACTATTatctctgctgctggaaaatg GTACCTGAGACAGATGGACGGGAAATGTTGCCAGTTTTGCTGTGTGAAAAGGTTATTCCCAGCATAGGAAGACTTGTTGTGTACTCAGATCATAAAGTCCATGCCGCTTTTTGGGATGGGATGAACTTGAATATGGTCTGGGATTTCAGCTCATCCTGTGGTAAGATCCAG gtAAATGAAGATGTAGGCTGGTGTAAGTTAACTACTCCTGATGGGGTACAGCAGCTAATACAAATAAGTCATCCTGGAATCTATGAAAG GTACACCAGAACAGCAATAGAATGGTGCAGAAGTTTGAATGAAAGGAAGGAGATTCCTGAATACACTGCACGCTCTGTAACTGAAGAAAATTG GTCTGCTGatgcagagctcaaaaaaatacagagatttaACT TTTTATTGGATAATAGCAATGTTCTGGAAAGGACATCTGCTGCAAAAACCAATCCGTCTAGAATTAgtgtcagaaaaacagaaaatgggaGTGAGCCAGAAGAAATCAGTGAAGGGTGCGTCTTGGAGGCTTTGGAAAAAACTTCTAAAGTAATTCAGGATATTGAATCTCTGCTTGCAGCTTCTGGGAAGTGA